A single Leptospiraceae bacterium DNA region contains:
- the rbfA gene encoding 30S ribosome-binding factor RbfA: MDPVRKRKIESLIQREVSEYIYQKIKKKDDRIAFVSVTRVELTEDFGFARIFFSLFSPNEKENQTTWNIINRYRKQMQSEISKQIRLRRTPKFEFFIDTSIKEGDRILELIEKKSSSEQKDNPDA, encoded by the coding sequence ATGGATCCCGTTCGTAAAAGGAAGATTGAATCTCTCATACAAAGAGAGGTTAGTGAATACATTTATCAAAAGATTAAAAAGAAAGATGATCGAATAGCCTTTGTCTCTGTAACAAGAGTTGAACTAACAGAAGATTTTGGTTTTGCAAGAATATTTTTTTCATTATTCTCTCCTAATGAAAAAGAAAATCAAACTACTTGGAATATCATCAATCGATACCGAAAGCAGATGCAATCAGAAATATCCAAACAAATCCGACTGAGAAGAACTCCAAAGTTTGAGTTTTTTATCGATACATCCATCAAAGAAGGAGATCGCATATTGGAATTGATAGAAAAAAAATCCTCCTCAGAACAAAAAGATAATCCTGATGCATGA
- the truB gene encoding tRNA pseudouridine(55) synthase TruB, producing the protein MIYAEKRESVIFAYKPAGITSAGFINLFKKKLKELYQAKLKVGHTGTLDKFAEGLLILLIGQATSFSEYFLKKDKTYIVEFLIGKQTDTLDPEGKILEEWNLERIKDFLQSHREKIVNAVLGLTKLKEQIPPDYSAIKIQGIRSSDWVRKGVKVDLPPRKIEIYKSEILEFHPDGIIKVELHVSSGSYVRAIARDLGSQIQVPIMVRSLIRTKIGNWSIYDSILTKDMSKIQFFSLLEVLRDWDQIVVPIELEKRILHGKKIRLDLSQVKQENFLLLNEKKEILAWGKKIHSKEYIYKKVFTR; encoded by the coding sequence ATGATATATGCAGAAAAAAGAGAAAGTGTCATTTTTGCTTATAAACCTGCTGGCATAACCTCTGCTGGCTTTATCAATCTTTTCAAAAAAAAACTCAAAGAGTTGTATCAAGCGAAATTAAAAGTAGGACACACAGGCACACTAGACAAATTCGCAGAAGGATTATTAATCCTTTTGATTGGGCAAGCAACGAGTTTTAGTGAATACTTTCTCAAAAAAGACAAAACCTACATCGTTGAATTTTTGATAGGAAAGCAAACGGATACCCTTGATCCTGAAGGGAAGATTCTGGAAGAATGGAATCTTGAAAGAATAAAGGATTTCTTGCAATCTCATCGAGAAAAAATCGTTAATGCTGTATTGGGCTTGACAAAACTCAAAGAACAGATACCACCTGATTATTCTGCCATCAAGATTCAGGGAATACGATCGTCGGATTGGGTTCGCAAGGGAGTAAAAGTGGATTTACCTCCACGAAAAATTGAGATTTACAAAAGCGAAATTTTGGAATTCCATCCGGATGGAATAATAAAAGTAGAACTCCACGTTTCTTCTGGGAGCTACGTTCGAGCAATAGCACGGGATCTGGGAAGTCAAATTCAAGTTCCTATAATGGTTCGAAGTTTGATACGAACTAAAATAGGTAATTGGTCAATATATGATTCAATTTTAACGAAAGATATGTCGAAAATCCAGTTTTTTTCTTTGTTGGAGGTACTTCGAGATTGGGATCAGATTGTGGTTCCTATAGAATTAGAAAAAAGGATTTTACATGGAAAAAAAATTCGCTTGGATTTAAGTCAAGTAAAACAAGAAAATTTTTTATTATTAAATGAAAAAAAAGAAATCTTGGCTTGGGGTAAGAAAATCCACTCAAAAGAATATATCTATAAAAAGGTGTTTACAAGATAA